The following coding sequences lie in one Pelobacter seleniigenes DSM 18267 genomic window:
- a CDS encoding 3-isopropylmalate dehydratase large subunit: MGKTLAEKIFDSHLRDEPFPGTQVLDLDRVLCHEITTPVAIADLVWRGKDRVFDKNKLKVVIDHVTPSKDSKTATQAKILRDWARRHEIPDFFDVGRNGVCHAIFPEKGYIRPGFTVIMGDSHTCTHGAFGAFAAGVGTTDLEVGILKGVCAFRKPATIRVNLDGKLPVGVYSKDVILYVIGQLGVNGATDHVIEFRGPVVEAMSMEARMTLCNMAIEAGGTSGVCMPDMVTVDYLWEFIQDEFADKAAALAEYRQWVSDDDAVYAKTLDIDVSALEPQVTFDYKPDCVKPVKELAGAVVDQIYIGTCTNGRIEDLRQAAEVLKGRKIADSVRAIVSPATPKIFNDALAEGLIQIFMDAGFCVTNPTCGACLGMSNGVLAEGEVCASTSNRNFNGRMGKGGMVHLMSPATAAATAVAGVITDARTLA; the protein is encoded by the coding sequence ATGGGCAAGACATTAGCAGAGAAGATATTTGACAGTCATTTACGGGATGAACCATTCCCCGGAACCCAGGTGCTCGACCTGGACCGGGTGCTTTGTCATGAAATTACCACCCCGGTCGCCATTGCGGACCTGGTCTGGCGTGGCAAGGACAGGGTTTTTGATAAAAACAAGCTGAAGGTGGTGATTGATCATGTGACCCCTTCCAAGGATTCCAAAACCGCGACCCAGGCCAAAATTCTGCGTGACTGGGCCCGGCGGCACGAGATCCCGGACTTTTTCGACGTTGGTCGCAATGGCGTCTGTCATGCGATTTTCCCTGAAAAGGGGTATATCCGTCCTGGGTTCACAGTGATCATGGGGGACAGCCACACCTGTACGCACGGTGCCTTCGGCGCCTTTGCCGCCGGGGTTGGTACCACCGACCTTGAGGTCGGGATCCTCAAGGGGGTCTGTGCGTTCCGCAAACCGGCCACCATCCGGGTCAACCTGGACGGGAAATTGCCGGTCGGGGTCTATTCCAAGGACGTGATTCTGTATGTCATCGGACAACTCGGGGTCAACGGAGCCACCGATCACGTCATCGAATTTCGTGGTCCGGTCGTTGAAGCAATGAGCATGGAAGCGCGGATGACTCTTTGCAATATGGCGATCGAGGCCGGCGGAACCTCCGGTGTTTGTATGCCTGATATGGTGACCGTCGATTACCTTTGGGAATTTATTCAGGATGAGTTTGCGGATAAGGCCGCAGCCCTGGCCGAGTACCGGCAGTGGGTATCCGATGATGATGCCGTGTATGCCAAAACTCTGGATATCGATGTCTCGGCGCTGGAGCCCCAGGTGACCTTCGACTACAAGCCTGATTGTGTCAAACCGGTCAAGGAATTGGCCGGGGCCGTGGTTGACCAGATTTATATCGGCACCTGTACCAACGGTCGTATCGAGGACCTGCGCCAAGCGGCAGAGGTTCTTAAAGGACGGAAAATTGCCGATTCGGTGCGGGCGATTGTGTCGCCGGCAACACCGAAGATTTTTAACGATGCCCTGGCCGAAGGGCTCATTCAGATCTTTATGGATGCCGGTTTCTGTGTGACCAATCCGACTTGCGGAGCCTGTCTTGGAATGAGTAACGGCGTTCTTGCCGAAGGTGAGGTCTGTGCCTCGACCAGCAACAGAAATTTTAACGGACGCATGGGCAAAGGCGGTATGGTTCATTTGATGAGTCCGGCCACGGCAGCGGCTACGGCTGTGGCCGGTGTCATTACCGATGCCCGCACCCTTGCCTAG
- a CDS encoding 3-isopropylmalate dehydratase small subunit, which produces MQKSFGGAAIFLDRSDINTDEIIPAKYLTEVTKEALKPYILEDLTLDGFDPKGAALQNATVIVTRENFGCGSSREHAPWVFEVNDVHTIIAESYARIFRQNMFNCGMLAIELPKANVDELMELRRGGPVSIRVDLDQQRVIAEGGSGEKEFSFEISPFDKALVNAGGWVEFADARY; this is translated from the coding sequence ATGCAGAAGAGCTTTGGGGGGGCGGCCATTTTTCTCGACCGCTCCGATATCAATACCGATGAGATCATCCCGGCGAAGTATCTGACCGAGGTGACCAAGGAAGCCCTGAAACCTTATATTCTTGAAGACCTGACACTGGATGGATTCGATCCGAAAGGTGCAGCTCTACAGAACGCGACGGTTATTGTGACCCGTGAGAATTTCGGTTGCGGTTCGTCACGCGAACATGCTCCCTGGGTTTTCGAGGTTAACGACGTGCATACCATTATCGCGGAAAGTTATGCCCGGATTTTCAGGCAGAACATGTTTAACTGTGGGATGTTGGCCATTGAACTGCCAAAGGCAAATGTCGATGAACTGATGGAATTGCGTCGCGGTGGACCGGTCAGCATCCGCGTTGATCTGGACCAACAACGGGTTATCGCTGAAGGTGGCTCCGGGGAAAAAGAATTTTCTTTTGAGATCAGTCCCTTTGACAAGGCCCTGGTCAATGCCGGCGGGTGGGTTGAATTTGCGGATGCCCGCTATTAA
- a CDS encoding DsbC family protein, with the protein MRYAFFFLMLILFAAQPVLAADSSPQPPPPQLTIESASTILNGIQGEVVSVTPSEVPGLYRVGMKMQGKIYPLYLDASGRYLFSGNIIRIADRANLTEEEFRQLNPIDLSQIPLDDALLLGNPAAKHPILVFTDPHCPYCSQLHQVLLEAVKEHPELAFKLKLVPFKQSSKEITKTIICNKSIDQLEMAFAGKALPKPDCDTDAGDKNLALAQKLGIRGTPSLIMPNGLIFPGYHSLADLMTLIKENTPADK; encoded by the coding sequence ATGCGTTATGCTTTTTTCTTTCTCATGTTGATCCTCTTTGCGGCGCAACCGGTCCTGGCGGCCGATTCTTCACCTCAGCCCCCCCCGCCGCAATTAACCATAGAATCCGCCAGCACCATTTTAAACGGGATTCAAGGGGAGGTTGTCTCGGTAACGCCCTCCGAAGTTCCTGGTCTCTATCGGGTCGGCATGAAAATGCAGGGGAAAATCTACCCTCTCTACCTGGACGCCTCAGGGCGTTACCTGTTCAGCGGCAATATTATCCGCATTGCCGACCGGGCCAACCTGACCGAAGAAGAATTTCGCCAGTTGAACCCCATCGACCTGTCGCAGATCCCGCTGGACGATGCCCTGCTGCTTGGAAACCCAGCCGCGAAGCATCCGATCCTGGTCTTTACCGATCCCCATTGTCCGTACTGCAGCCAGCTGCACCAGGTGCTGCTGGAAGCGGTTAAGGAACACCCGGAACTGGCCTTCAAATTGAAACTGGTCCCCTTCAAGCAGAGTTCCAAAGAAATAACCAAGACCATTATCTGCAACAAATCAATTGACCAGCTGGAAATGGCCTTTGCCGGAAAAGCCCTCCCCAAACCGGATTGTGACACCGATGCCGGAGACAAAAACCTGGCCCTGGCTCAAAAATTGGGGATCCGCGGCACGCCGTCCCTGATTATGCCGAACGGCTTGATCTTTCCCGGCTACCACTCCCTGGCGGATCTGATGACATTGATCAAAGAAAACACCCCGGCCGACAAGTAA
- the leuB gene encoding 3-isopropylmalate dehydrogenase, giving the protein MVKSFKIAVLPGDGIGPEVMAEALKVLDAVESKYAVRFERTFGNVGGAGIDQEGKALPDTTVALCKASDAILFGSVGGPKWEKLPPKEQPERGALLPLRKIFGLFCNLRPAIVFPALTGASSLKQEVVEGGFDLLVVRELTGDIYFAEPKGIEGEGQERTGFDTMKYSAAEVERIAHIAFQTARKRSCRVCSVDKANVLSTSIVWRETVERVATEYPDVSLTHMYVDNAAMQLVRWPKQFDVMLCGNMFGDIISDEAAMLTGSLGMLPSASLAESSFGMYEPSGGSAPDIAGQGIANPIAQILSAAMMLRYSFNLTDAADAVEAAVEKVLNDGYRTADIYQGTAVEQKVDTAAMGDAIVARLG; this is encoded by the coding sequence ATGGTAAAAAGTTTTAAGATTGCAGTGTTACCCGGTGATGGTATTGGTCCGGAGGTTATGGCGGAGGCGTTGAAGGTCCTTGATGCCGTTGAATCGAAATATGCTGTCCGCTTTGAACGAACCTTCGGCAATGTCGGCGGTGCCGGTATCGACCAGGAGGGTAAAGCCTTACCCGATACCACGGTGGCGCTTTGCAAAGCGTCGGATGCGATTCTGTTCGGCAGTGTCGGTGGCCCCAAATGGGAAAAACTGCCCCCGAAAGAGCAGCCTGAACGCGGCGCTTTGCTGCCGTTGCGCAAGATCTTCGGGCTGTTCTGTAATTTGCGTCCGGCCATTGTTTTTCCGGCCCTGACCGGTGCCTCAAGCCTGAAACAGGAGGTCGTCGAAGGTGGGTTTGATCTGCTGGTCGTTCGTGAGTTGACCGGCGATATTTATTTTGCCGAACCCAAGGGGATTGAAGGCGAAGGGCAGGAGCGAACCGGTTTTGACACCATGAAGTATTCGGCCGCCGAAGTCGAACGGATTGCCCATATCGCTTTCCAGACTGCGCGCAAGCGGAGCTGCCGGGTTTGTTCCGTCGACAAAGCCAATGTCTTATCGACGTCGATTGTCTGGCGGGAAACGGTGGAGCGGGTCGCTACCGAATACCCGGATGTCTCCCTCACCCATATGTATGTTGATAATGCGGCCATGCAGCTGGTTCGCTGGCCCAAGCAGTTTGATGTCATGCTGTGCGGCAACATGTTCGGTGATATCATTTCCGATGAAGCTGCCATGCTGACCGGTTCTCTCGGCATGCTGCCGTCTGCTTCTCTTGCTGAAAGCAGTTTTGGCATGTACGAACCATCCGGTGGAAGCGCCCCCGATATCGCCGGCCAGGGCATTGCCAACCCCATTGCCCAGATCCTTTCCGCCGCCATGATGCTGCGCTATTCCTTTAACCTGACGGATGCCGCGGACGCTGTTGAAGCTGCGGTTGAAAAGGTCCTTAATGACGGTTACCGCACCGCGGATATTTATCAGGGTACGGCCGTCGAACAGAAAGTCGACACCGCCGCCATGGGTGATGCGATTGTTGCTAGACTGGGCTGA
- a CDS encoding energy-coupling factor transporter transmembrane component T family protein — MTQGIYRSGNSFLHRLDARVKLVLLFVVIICLFTSFDLHVLGGLIGLAGLAAALAKVSLGAVWRLLKMMKWLLLCTLLLHLLLTPGRTLFGTGWLSYDGLINGLCVDSQLLLAVLFSLLLSWTTPPLELARALGWLLAPLRLVRVPVAEITGMVLLVMQFLPLIRQEIAQVDSIQKGQGRGPLSRLRCWAEQLEPLLLRLFDRADELARDIATARVVPEPADTKECQPLGLSVWATLCAGVLCVVLFWRW; from the coding sequence ATGACCCAAGGCATCTACCGCTCTGGAAACAGCTTTTTGCATCGTCTTGATGCGCGAGTCAAGCTGGTTCTGTTGTTTGTTGTTATCATCTGTTTGTTTACGAGTTTTGATCTGCACGTTCTGGGCGGTCTGATCGGATTGGCGGGCCTGGCTGCGGCTTTGGCTAAAGTGTCCCTCGGGGCGGTTTGGCGGCTGCTGAAAATGATGAAGTGGCTGTTGCTGTGCACGTTGCTGCTGCACCTGTTGTTGACCCCTGGACGGACCTTGTTCGGCACCGGTTGGTTGTCCTACGATGGGCTGATAAATGGCCTCTGCGTCGATAGTCAACTGCTTCTGGCGGTTCTTTTTTCTCTGCTGTTATCCTGGACGACACCGCCGCTAGAACTGGCCAGGGCGCTCGGCTGGTTGCTGGCACCACTGCGGCTGGTGCGGGTGCCGGTTGCAGAGATCACCGGGATGGTGTTGCTGGTCATGCAGTTTCTACCGCTGATCCGGCAGGAGATTGCCCAGGTCGATTCCATACAGAAAGGGCAGGGCAGAGGGCCATTAAGCAGGCTCAGATGCTGGGCCGAGCAGTTGGAACCGCTGCTGCTGAGATTGTTTGATCGGGCTGATGAGCTGGCCCGGGATATCGCAACCGCCCGGGTTGTGCCGGAACCTGCAGACACCAAGGAATGTCAGCCCCTGGGACTGTCGGTTTGGGCAACACTCTGTGCCGGAGTGCTCTGTGTTGTTCTCTTCTGGCGATGGTGA
- the truA gene encoding tRNA pseudouridine(38-40) synthase TruA — MRKICLVIAYEGTDYVGWQYQPNGLSVQQCVEEALQKLTGHNCTVYSAGRTDAGVHALGMVCHFSTARDLPLSAWREGMNSFLPAAIAVRSAREVDESFHARFSATGKHYRYTLLCDPVRSPLERRTSWQLKSDIDLIRMRVAAAAFIGCHDFRAFRTTGCSAETTVREIFSVTLTQQGALVYIDIEGSGFLKNMIRMMVGTLVDIGRGKRPVDDIVKMLHSPGSVGPALTAPAHGLCLMQVYY, encoded by the coding sequence ATGCGAAAAATCTGCCTGGTTATTGCTTATGAAGGAACTGACTATGTCGGCTGGCAATATCAGCCCAACGGTCTGTCGGTCCAGCAGTGTGTTGAAGAGGCCTTGCAGAAGTTGACCGGGCACAATTGTACGGTCTATTCGGCCGGGCGAACCGATGCCGGGGTCCATGCTCTGGGCATGGTCTGCCATTTTTCGACGGCACGAGACCTGCCCTTGTCGGCCTGGCGAGAGGGGATGAATTCTTTTCTTCCGGCGGCCATCGCCGTGCGCAGTGCCCGCGAGGTCGATGAATCATTTCATGCCCGTTTTTCGGCCACCGGCAAGCATTATCGTTATACGCTGCTTTGTGACCCGGTTCGCTCACCACTGGAGCGCAGGACCTCCTGGCAGCTCAAAAGTGATATCGATCTGATCCGGATGCGGGTTGCTGCCGCGGCTTTTATCGGCTGCCATGATTTTCGCGCCTTCCGAACGACCGGTTGCTCAGCCGAGACCACTGTCCGGGAAATTTTTTCGGTCACGCTGACGCAGCAGGGGGCGCTCGTGTATATTGATATAGAAGGCAGCGGTTTTCTGAAAAATATGATCCGGATGATGGTCGGAACCCTGGTTGATATCGGTCGCGGGAAAAGACCTGTTGACGATATCGTCAAGATGTTGCATTCTCCAGGCTCCGTCGGGCCGGCATTGACCGCTCCGGCACATGGTCTGTGTCTGATGCAGGTGTATTATTGA
- the rplM gene encoding 50S ribosomal protein L13, producing MSTQVAKEQDVKRDWFVVDLEDVVLGRAATEIARVLRGKHKAIFTPSVDTGDFVIVLNADKIKLTGNKLADKKYYRHTGFPGGIREINAEKLLAQKPEMLVQAAVKGMLPRNKLGRKMFRKLKVYAGGDHPHAAQQPKELKI from the coding sequence ATGAGTACTCAGGTCGCTAAAGAACAAGACGTTAAAAGAGATTGGTTTGTTGTCGATCTGGAGGATGTTGTCCTGGGTCGTGCAGCGACTGAAATTGCCCGTGTGTTGCGTGGCAAGCATAAAGCGATTTTTACCCCGAGTGTGGACACCGGTGATTTCGTCATCGTGTTGAATGCCGATAAGATCAAGTTGACCGGAAACAAACTGGCCGACAAGAAGTATTATCGACACACTGGTTTCCCGGGTGGTATTCGCGAAATCAATGCTGAAAAGCTGCTTGCCCAAAAACCGGAAATGCTTGTCCAGGCGGCTGTCAAAGGCATGCTGCCGCGCAACAAGCTGGGGCGTAAAATGTTCCGTAAACTGAAGGTATATGCCGGTGGCGACCATCCTCATGCCGCCCAGCAACCTAAAGAATTGAAGATCTGA
- the rpsI gene encoding 30S ribosomal protein S9, with translation MAEQKFYATGKRKTSIARVWMKPGTGEIVVNKRPLDVFFGRETSKMVVRQPLELTENADKFDVFVNVCGGGASGQAGAIKHGITKALLEADPELRAVLKKAGFITRDSRVKERKKYGRAAARRSFQFSKR, from the coding sequence ATGGCTGAGCAGAAGTTTTATGCAACCGGCAAAAGAAAAACCTCAATCGCCCGTGTCTGGATGAAACCAGGGACCGGTGAAATCGTTGTCAATAAACGTCCTCTGGATGTTTTCTTCGGTCGTGAAACCTCCAAGATGGTTGTTCGTCAACCCTTGGAACTGACTGAAAATGCAGATAAATTTGACGTTTTTGTCAATGTCTGTGGCGGTGGTGCTTCGGGTCAGGCCGGTGCGATTAAGCATGGCATTACCAAAGCACTGCTGGAAGCCGATCCGGAATTGCGGGCTGTGCTGAAAAAAGCCGGGTTCATCACCCGTGACAGTCGCGTTAAAGAACGTAAGAAATACGGCCGTGCAGCTGCCCGCCGGAGTTTCCAGTTCTCCAAACGTTAA
- the argC gene encoding N-acetyl-gamma-glutamyl-phosphate reductase yields MLNVAVIGASGYTGVELLRILARHPRVNICCVTSRQHEGVPINQVFPSLSGSCELVCEPLNVAAIAPRVDLVFTALPHKSAMEVIPDFLAAGCKVVDLSADYRLKDKAVYEFWYQQHSSPELLAEAVYGLPELYRDEIKAARLVANPGCYPTSIILALAPLLEQRLIDPATLILDSKSGTSGAGRGTKQGSLFCEVNEGFKAYGVAQHRHTPEIEQELSRVCGQELQVSFTPHLLPLTRGMLSTCYATATGVSSGGDLIDLYRQRYAHDPCVRVMPGGELPNIAYVRGTNFCDVGLVYDPRTNRVVAIGVIDNLVKGASGQAVQNMNIMCGFEELLGLDIVPIFP; encoded by the coding sequence ATGTTGAATGTCGCCGTCATTGGAGCTAGTGGATATACCGGTGTTGAACTGTTACGGATCTTGGCCAGGCATCCCCGGGTCAATATCTGCTGTGTCACGTCCAGGCAGCATGAAGGAGTGCCGATCAATCAAGTTTTTCCTTCTTTAAGTGGTTCCTGCGAGCTGGTTTGTGAACCCCTTAACGTGGCCGCCATTGCCCCCCGGGTTGATCTGGTCTTTACCGCACTGCCGCACAAATCGGCCATGGAGGTCATTCCCGATTTTCTCGCAGCTGGCTGCAAGGTGGTGGACCTGTCGGCCGATTACCGGTTGAAAGATAAAGCTGTTTACGAATTCTGGTATCAACAGCACAGCAGTCCGGAGCTGTTGGCTGAGGCTGTTTATGGTCTGCCGGAGTTGTATCGCGATGAGATCAAGGCCGCACGGCTGGTCGCCAATCCGGGCTGCTATCCGACCAGTATTATTCTGGCTCTGGCACCGCTGCTGGAACAGCGGCTGATCGATCCGGCAACACTGATCCTCGACAGTAAATCCGGTACCAGCGGGGCCGGGCGGGGAACCAAACAGGGCAGCCTTTTCTGTGAGGTCAATGAGGGCTTTAAGGCTTATGGTGTTGCCCAGCACCGGCATACCCCCGAGATTGAGCAGGAGCTGAGCCGGGTTTGTGGACAAGAGCTTCAGGTCAGTTTTACTCCCCACCTGTTACCTTTGACTCGCGGCATGCTCTCGACCTGTTATGCAACAGCCACCGGCGTCAGTTCGGGTGGAGACCTGATCGATCTGTACCGGCAGCGCTATGCTCATGACCCCTGCGTGCGGGTGATGCCCGGCGGAGAGTTGCCCAATATCGCCTATGTGCGGGGAACAAATTTCTGCGATGTCGGGCTTGTGTATGATCCGCGGACCAACCGGGTCGTGGCTATCGGTGTGATCGACAACCTGGTCAAGGGGGCGTCCGGGCAGGCCGTACAGAATATGAATATAATGTGCGGCTTCGAGGAATTGCTCGGGTTGGATATCGTGCCGATTTTTCCCTAG
- a CDS encoding L,D-transpeptidase Cds6 family protein: protein MPEPNQTFFDSELIEKRVENDSFITYLADSAEFGKVELLVVKAEARLSGKKHADFLLRANQLAEKGYANIGLPLKAGEFGGQLACLYPLPQGRPLAASLAEPSTVREVLRLISQLAGAMVTPHAEGEHHGHLSPGTVFIRSDGTPWLNEFSLGQLLLLDFHSGIDPAYCSPEQVRGEGTGPESDIYSLGCLLFCLLTGQPPFSGADDFAIATQHLAGDFPELPPEFSSCQPLLAALVPIIPGQRLSAAEVVDSCSALLADPGTEALKCFRTKKDSAVPPVSPSASAVDRQEVEVSDIAARVAARLQEHTLETREAEELAVDPPFENAEPHPQSKGSYSKLRMVGALIMGILLGSLSFQLLSDPVPQLEERSAQPHAPVLNDSLFNEPLSKWQKSDFSTAREELDALLQSYPDDPRPYNNLAAMAAFLGDYDQARQYLEKALATSPVYLTVHRNLAAIYTEMARDSYGKALQLKEQKRPLPLQVFSGQGIIFLNTDQAATALVAEKSQPGSVTEGAEGQQAAGNDVVAAAPAPAEPGPSAPAQSSTAETAAPTTAEEQPAEAPSFPVGAVAGTADIKTAQAATAQEAEPGTAALAESAEQFLRRWAAAWSQQDVESYLAFYSADFQPAGHRTREDWERQRRNRLRNPETIQVDLDAFKVVREQGSIIVLEAVQHYQSNRYSDVSRKQFELKQNPSGWSILRERSVERIR from the coding sequence ATGCCCGAACCAAATCAGACTTTTTTCGACTCTGAACTTATCGAAAAACGGGTCGAAAATGATTCTTTTATCACCTACCTGGCGGATAGCGCTGAGTTCGGCAAGGTTGAACTGCTGGTGGTTAAGGCTGAAGCACGCCTGAGCGGAAAGAAACATGCTGATTTTCTCCTCCGAGCCAATCAGCTGGCCGAAAAGGGGTATGCCAATATCGGTCTTCCCCTGAAGGCCGGCGAGTTTGGCGGACAGCTGGCCTGTCTTTACCCACTGCCGCAAGGGCGTCCCCTGGCCGCTTCACTGGCAGAGCCATCGACGGTACGCGAGGTTCTGAGGCTGATCAGCCAGCTTGCCGGTGCCATGGTGACTCCGCACGCTGAAGGGGAACACCATGGGCACCTTTCTCCGGGGACGGTTTTTATCCGTTCTGACGGAACCCCCTGGCTGAATGAATTTTCGCTGGGGCAGCTTCTTCTGCTCGATTTCCATAGCGGGATCGATCCTGCCTATTGCAGCCCTGAGCAGGTTCGCGGGGAGGGGACCGGACCCGAATCAGATATCTATAGCCTGGGTTGTCTGCTGTTCTGTCTTTTGACTGGCCAGCCGCCATTTTCAGGGGCCGATGACTTCGCTATCGCGACACAACATCTGGCAGGGGACTTCCCGGAGTTGCCGCCGGAGTTCTCCAGCTGCCAGCCTTTGCTTGCGGCATTGGTGCCGATTATTCCAGGACAACGGCTTAGCGCTGCGGAGGTTGTTGATAGTTGTTCGGCACTGCTGGCAGACCCCGGGACCGAAGCTCTCAAGTGCTTCAGGACGAAGAAAGACTCTGCCGTGCCGCCAGTCTCCCCCAGTGCTTCCGCTGTCGATCGGCAGGAGGTGGAGGTCAGTGACATTGCCGCACGGGTGGCTGCCAGGTTGCAAGAACATACGCTGGAAACTCGTGAGGCAGAGGAGTTGGCTGTTGATCCGCCGTTTGAGAATGCCGAGCCGCATCCTCAAAGCAAAGGGAGCTACAGCAAGTTGCGTATGGTTGGCGCGTTGATTATGGGTATCCTGCTTGGTTCGCTGTCGTTCCAGTTGCTTTCCGATCCGGTGCCCCAGCTGGAAGAACGTTCTGCGCAGCCGCACGCCCCGGTGTTGAACGATTCCCTGTTCAACGAACCCTTGTCGAAATGGCAAAAGAGCGATTTCAGTACTGCCCGCGAAGAACTTGATGCGTTGCTGCAAAGTTACCCCGATGATCCGCGGCCGTATAATAACCTGGCGGCCATGGCCGCATTCCTTGGCGATTATGATCAGGCTCGGCAATACCTTGAAAAGGCTCTGGCCACCAGCCCGGTCTATTTGACCGTGCACCGAAACCTGGCCGCAATTTACACAGAAATGGCTCGGGATTCTTACGGGAAAGCCCTGCAATTGAAAGAACAGAAGCGTCCCCTGCCATTGCAGGTTTTTTCCGGCCAGGGCATTATTTTCCTGAACACCGATCAAGCGGCCACGGCCCTTGTTGCGGAAAAATCCCAACCGGGGTCGGTGACTGAAGGCGCCGAAGGTCAGCAAGCGGCCGGGAATGATGTGGTTGCTGCCGCTCCTGCACCGGCTGAGCCCGGCCCGTCTGCACCGGCGCAAAGCAGCACTGCAGAAACTGCTGCCCCCACAACGGCCGAGGAACAGCCGGCCGAGGCGCCCTCTTTTCCGGTTGGCGCTGTTGCCGGGACTGCTGATATCAAGACAGCCCAGGCTGCAACAGCTCAGGAAGCAGAGCCAGGAACTGCAGCGCTAGCGGAATCGGCCGAGCAGTTTTTGCGGCGCTGGGCCGCGGCCTGGTCACAGCAGGATGTTGAGAGCTATCTCGCATTTTATTCAGCCGATTTCCAGCCGGCCGGTCATCGTACGCGGGAGGACTGGGAAAGGCAGCGTCGCAACCGATTGCGGAATCCCGAAACAATTCAGGTCGATCTGGACGCGTTCAAGGTTGTCAGGGAGCAGGGATCGATCATCGTCCTGGAGGCGGTACAGCATTATCAGAGTAATCGCTATTCCGACGTGAGTCGCAAGCAGTTTGAGCTGAAGCAAAACCCTTCCGGATGGAGCATTCTCCGGGAGCGCTCTGTGGAGAGGATTCGTTGA
- a CDS encoding L,D-transpeptidase Cds6 family protein, whose amino-acid sequence MTFFRVLTVLALLAAIGLTGAKVSALWTQQEMTAPAFIPSVPAPPAVADAVVKQPPADPVLERLNQRLTDNPNDFEANLLKGLLLFQDGELSEAIAVLEDLTARAPKFQLAHLILGDLLSARYGLVTPFAADAINGVGEHHQQVAQLKNEARARLEGYLSALDQATVPAVLLTLGESIGHALVVDKSRHRLYVFRNAGTGLPPKLIDDFYIVLGKVPGDKRREGDLKTPDGVYFVTSYLPDEKLPPLYGQGAFPVNYPNEYDRRLHKTGQGIWLHGTDKSLYSRPPLDSEGCVVLTNEEFARIATYVEVGRTPVVISEQVQWLSTREWLDRNIEIQAALESWRQSWEKADLQSYLDFYSADFWSSGYDEQSWGEYKKRVFAGKTFQKVGLADIALFEYPRSAQQPPMVVANFEQRYRSNNFNGDMRKRLYLVKESQRWKILYEGGQ is encoded by the coding sequence TTGACCTTCTTTCGTGTGCTGACAGTATTGGCCTTATTGGCCGCCATCGGTCTGACCGGGGCCAAGGTGAGTGCGTTGTGGACTCAGCAGGAGATGACTGCGCCTGCTTTCATCCCCAGCGTACCGGCTCCTCCGGCCGTGGCCGACGCTGTTGTGAAACAACCGCCAGCCGATCCGGTTCTTGAGCGGCTGAATCAGCGGCTGACCGACAATCCGAATGATTTCGAAGCCAACCTGCTGAAAGGACTGTTATTGTTCCAGGATGGGGAGTTGTCTGAAGCAATTGCCGTGTTGGAGGACCTGACCGCGCGAGCGCCAAAATTTCAACTTGCCCACCTGATCCTCGGCGATCTGTTGTCCGCGCGTTATGGACTGGTGACTCCTTTTGCTGCTGACGCCATTAATGGAGTGGGGGAACACCATCAGCAAGTCGCGCAGTTGAAAAATGAGGCCCGTGCCAGGCTGGAAGGGTATCTGTCCGCTTTGGATCAGGCGACTGTCCCCGCTGTCCTACTGACCCTGGGAGAGAGTATCGGGCATGCTCTGGTGGTCGATAAGAGCCGGCATCGCTTGTATGTTTTTCGCAATGCCGGGACCGGGCTGCCGCCGAAGCTGATTGACGATTTCTATATTGTGCTCGGGAAAGTGCCAGGGGATAAACGCCGTGAAGGGGATTTGAAAACGCCCGACGGAGTCTACTTCGTCACCAGCTACCTGCCTGATGAAAAATTACCGCCACTGTACGGACAAGGGGCTTTCCCCGTTAATTACCCGAATGAATACGACCGCCGATTGCACAAAACCGGCCAGGGTATTTGGCTGCATGGGACCGATAAATCTTTGTACAGCAGACCACCGCTGGATAGTGAAGGCTGCGTGGTCCTGACCAATGAAGAGTTTGCACGCATCGCAACTTATGTCGAAGTCGGGCGCACCCCGGTGGTTATCAGCGAGCAGGTGCAATGGTTGAGCACCAGGGAATGGCTTGATCGCAATATCGAGATCCAGGCCGCCCTTGAAAGCTGGCGACAGAGTTGGGAGAAAGCGGATCTGCAAAGCTATCTGGATTTCTATTCCGCTGATTTCTGGAGTAGCGGCTATGATGAACAGAGTTGGGGCGAATATAAGAAAAGGGTCTTTGCCGGAAAAACCTTTCAAAAGGTCGGCCTGGCGGATATTGCCCTGTTTGAATATCCGCGTTCTGCGCAACAGCCGCCGATGGTGGTGGCCAATTTCGAACAGCGCTACCGGTCCAACAATTTTAACGGTGATATGCGCAAACGGCTTTACCTGGTGAAGGAATCCCAGCGCTGGAAAATTCTTTATGAGGGCGGCCAGTAA